Proteins encoded by one window of Mustela erminea isolate mMusErm1 chromosome 7, mMusErm1.Pri, whole genome shotgun sequence:
- the TCF15 gene encoding transcription factor 15, translated as MAFALLRPVGAHVLYPDVRLLSEDEENRSESDASDQSFGCCEGLEAARRGPGPGGGRRASGGGGGGAGPVVVVRQRQAANARERDRTQSVNTAFTALRTLIPTEPVDRKLSKIETLRLASSYIAHLANVLLLGDAADDGQPCFRAAGSAKSAVPAAPDGGRQPRSICTFCLSNQRKGGGRRDLGGSCLKVRGVTPLRVPRR; from the exons ATGGCGTTCGCGCTGCTGCGCCCCGTCGGCGCGCACGTGCTGTACCCGGACGTGCGGCTGCTAAGCGAGGACGAGGAGAACCGCAGCGAGAGCGACGCGTCCGACCAGTCGTTTGGCTGCTGCGAGGGCCTGGAGGCGGCGCGGCGCGGCCCGGGCCccgggggcgggcggcgggcgagcggcggcggcggcggcggcgcgggtcCTGTGGTGGTGGTGCGACAGCGGCAGGCGGCCAACGCGCGGGAGCGGGACCGCACACAGAGCGTGAACACGGCCTTCACAGCGCTGCGCACGCTCATCCCCACCGAGCCGGTGGACCGCAAGCTGTCCAAGATCGAGACGCTACGCCTGGCGTCCAGCTACATCGCGCACCTGGCCAACGTGCTGCTGCTGGGCGACGCTGCCGACGACGGGCAGCCGTGCTTCCGTGCGGCCGGCAGTGCCAAGAGCGCGGTCCCCGCCGCCCCCGACGGCGGCCGCCAGCCGCGCTCCATCTGCACCTTCTGCCTCAGCAACCAGCGCAAAGGG GGCGGCCGTCGTGACCTGGGGGGCAGCTGCTTGAAGGTGAGGGGGGTGACCCCCCTCCGAGTGCCACGGAGATGA